The Raoultibacter phocaeensis genome includes a window with the following:
- a CDS encoding molybdopterin-dependent oxidoreductase, translating into MEDMKAKPAVPLPTLGETNDLGKPWKWEENGCTVVRSAPWSPPGCHPVGCGVKLYVDDEGKLVKVEGDENQQITQGRLCVRCLTLKDFVYNPSRITYPMKRDPKHRGQADKWERCTWEEALDIIEDNYRRITAEYGCESVVFFVGTGREGGTLGPYGTYMLRSPNMCYTQSGYACYVPRMAAAAYNLGSPYPEIDYAGGLPGRYEDPAFVNPECIMIWGKAPLASNPDGFFGHAVIDMMRRGARLIIVDPRITWLSSRADYHLALRAGTDTALAMAMLDTIIEEDLYDRAFVEYWCYGFDQLAERVADMPAEKAGEICGIDSEYIKEAARMYANAKPASLQWGLAFDQKANGMQLSHAAICLMAITGNIDVPGGQILGNASSGQNETGFGFEEALGQELISKMIGLKEYPAYANTILDAHADLTLQAMETGEPYPIKMGFFAGNNLMSCTSAEPKRWHDALCKTLEFCFTLECFMTPSAQAVCDVFLPLATAAEEDGVDFAHYGATPVGTGFMNKALTVGECKTDMETCMIVGKRLNPQLWENYHDVYDFIDDLRLHNNHHFKDVCKEVYVQKDVEYYKYETGHLRKDGQPGFNTPTGRVELWSTMFAQFGDDPLPYYEEPQYSPLNTPELLEEYPFVLTTGARAYAFFHSENRQIPFCRELNPDPLVEIHPKTAARLGIAHGQWCEVWNQFGSAKLKANVTIAVDENTIHAQHGWWFPEDDPNEPNLYGTFRSNINNLVPNFHFGKLGFGAPFKCLLCNIKPISENYDTDMQLIWETFKREDQ; encoded by the coding sequence ATGGAAGACATGAAGGCGAAACCCGCCGTTCCTCTTCCGACGCTCGGCGAGACCAACGATCTGGGGAAACCGTGGAAGTGGGAAGAGAACGGCTGCACCGTTGTCCGCAGTGCGCCGTGGTCGCCGCCAGGGTGCCATCCGGTCGGATGCGGCGTCAAGCTGTATGTGGACGACGAGGGCAAGCTGGTCAAAGTCGAGGGAGACGAGAACCAGCAGATCACGCAGGGCCGCCTGTGCGTGCGCTGCTTGACGCTCAAGGATTTCGTGTACAATCCGAGTCGCATCACCTATCCCATGAAGCGCGACCCGAAGCATCGAGGCCAGGCGGATAAATGGGAGCGCTGCACGTGGGAAGAGGCACTCGACATCATCGAAGACAACTATCGGCGCATCACGGCGGAGTATGGATGTGAAAGCGTCGTCTTCTTCGTGGGTACCGGACGCGAGGGCGGCACGCTCGGCCCGTACGGCACCTATATGCTGAGATCGCCCAACATGTGCTATACGCAGTCGGGATACGCTTGCTACGTGCCGCGTATGGCGGCTGCGGCGTACAACTTGGGAAGCCCGTATCCGGAAATCGACTATGCGGGCGGTTTGCCGGGGCGCTACGAAGATCCGGCGTTCGTGAATCCCGAATGCATCATGATTTGGGGAAAAGCTCCGCTTGCCTCGAACCCTGACGGTTTCTTCGGCCATGCGGTCATCGACATGATGCGCCGCGGTGCGCGTCTCATCATCGTGGACCCCCGCATCACCTGGCTCTCATCGCGCGCCGATTACCATCTCGCGCTGCGCGCCGGTACCGATACTGCGCTTGCCATGGCCATGCTCGACACCATCATCGAAGAAGATCTGTACGATCGCGCGTTCGTTGAGTACTGGTGCTACGGTTTCGACCAGTTGGCGGAGCGGGTAGCCGATATGCCTGCCGAGAAGGCGGGAGAGATCTGCGGCATCGATTCCGAGTATATCAAGGAAGCTGCACGCATGTATGCCAATGCCAAGCCGGCATCGCTGCAATGGGGTCTCGCGTTCGATCAGAAGGCGAACGGCATGCAGCTTTCGCATGCTGCGATCTGCCTCATGGCCATTACCGGAAACATCGACGTGCCGGGCGGCCAGATCCTCGGCAACGCGAGCTCGGGGCAGAACGAGACGGGCTTCGGGTTCGAAGAGGCGCTCGGCCAGGAGCTCATCAGCAAGATGATCGGCCTTAAAGAATACCCAGCCTACGCCAACACCATTCTCGACGCTCACGCGGATCTGACGTTGCAAGCGATGGAGACGGGCGAGCCGTATCCCATCAAGATGGGCTTCTTCGCGGGCAACAACCTCATGTCCTGCACGTCCGCCGAACCGAAGCGCTGGCATGACGCCCTGTGCAAGACGCTTGAATTCTGCTTCACGCTCGAGTGCTTCATGACGCCTTCGGCGCAGGCGGTATGCGACGTGTTTTTGCCGCTTGCAACGGCTGCCGAGGAAGACGGCGTCGACTTCGCGCACTACGGCGCAACTCCGGTGGGCACCGGTTTCATGAACAAGGCGCTTACGGTGGGCGAATGCAAAACCGATATGGAAACGTGCATGATCGTGGGCAAGCGGCTCAATCCCCAGCTCTGGGAGAATTACCACGACGTATACGATTTCATCGACGATTTGCGTCTGCACAACAACCACCACTTCAAAGACGTGTGCAAGGAAGTGTACGTGCAGAAGGATGTCGAATACTACAAATACGAAACGGGGCATCTCCGCAAAGACGGCCAGCCGGGCTTCAATACGCCGACAGGGCGCGTCGAACTTTGGTCGACCATGTTCGCCCAGTTCGGAGACGATCCGCTGCCGTATTACGAGGAACCGCAGTACAGTCCGCTCAACACCCCCGAGCTGCTTGAGGAGTATCCGTTCGTGCTCACAACGGGAGCGCGCGCCTATGCGTTCTTCCATTCGGAAAACCGCCAGATTCCCTTCTGCCGCGAGCTCAACCCCGATCCGCTCGTGGAGATCCATCCGAAGACGGCGGCGAGGCTCGGTATCGCGCACGGCCAGTGGTGCGAGGTGTGGAACCAATTCGGGTCGGCAAAGCTTAAGGCGAACGTGACCATAGCTGTCGACGAGAACACCATCCACGCGCAGCATGGCTGGTGGTTCCCCGAGGACGATCCGAACGAGCCCAACTTGTACGGGACGTTCCGCTCGAACATCAACAATCTCGTTCCCAACTTCCATTTCGGAAAGCTCGGATTCGGTGCTCCGTTCAAATGCCTGCTATGCAACATCAAGCCCATTTCCGAAAACTACGATACCGATATGCAGCTGATCTGGGAAACATTCAAGAGGGAGGATCAGTAA
- a CDS encoding oxidoreductase, whose product MDATYGLLIDYEYCTGCQSCEVACKEEHNYPVGQWGIRVHDDGPWEIEEHMVNWNKLPFPTDLCDLCAERTAVGREPTCVHHCLANVMYYGTVAELAPKLAEKSKQVLFVPQFKPIEARGAFVPENKLSGKVHHAAAIEVTENEHFTTSSQRSDSRTDVGID is encoded by the coding sequence ATGGATGCGACGTACGGACTCCTGATCGATTACGAATACTGCACGGGCTGCCAGTCGTGCGAGGTGGCATGCAAGGAAGAACATAACTACCCGGTTGGGCAGTGGGGCATCCGCGTACACGACGACGGCCCCTGGGAGATCGAGGAGCACATGGTCAACTGGAACAAGCTTCCGTTTCCAACCGACCTGTGCGACCTGTGCGCCGAACGTACTGCGGTAGGCCGCGAACCTACGTGCGTGCACCATTGCCTGGCGAACGTCATGTACTACGGCACCGTCGCCGAGCTCGCACCGAAGTTGGCCGAGAAATCCAAGCAGGTGCTGTTCGTGCCCCAATTCAAGCCGATCGAGGCGCGCGGTGCGTTCGTTCCGGAAAACAAGCTTTCTGGGAAGGTGCATCATGCAGCCGCTATCGAAGTGACGGAGAACGAGCATTTCACGACGAGCAGCCAGCGAAGCGACAGCCGAACCGATGTAGGCATCGATTAG
- a CDS encoding FKBP-type peptidyl-prolyl cis-trans isomerase, translating into MRHDEYNGRIALVYYRGGALGEAVIEDHSPDAQAEPERILLGSGEVPRGVSEVLYDMDIGEERTVVIPYEKAYGSHDPEGVQRYPRTFISGGDKLEKGTVFAWRHPVSGKNVPVTCIEAMEDVVTIDFNHLLAGKDLEYWFKLVDVVDDIEKTSKEDQSCVLDPQR; encoded by the coding sequence ATGAGGCACGACGAATATAACGGGCGCATTGCTTTGGTGTACTATCGGGGAGGCGCTCTTGGCGAAGCCGTTATCGAAGACCACTCGCCGGATGCGCAAGCAGAACCCGAACGCATTCTGCTCGGTAGCGGCGAGGTCCCCCGCGGGGTGAGCGAGGTACTCTATGACATGGACATCGGTGAAGAACGCACGGTGGTCATCCCCTACGAAAAAGCGTACGGAAGCCACGACCCCGAAGGCGTGCAGCGCTACCCGCGTACCTTCATCTCAGGAGGAGACAAGCTTGAGAAAGGGACGGTGTTTGCGTGGCGCCATCCCGTATCGGGTAAAAACGTTCCCGTCACTTGCATCGAAGCGATGGAGGATGTCGTGACCATCGATTTCAACCATCTGCTTGCGGGAAAGGATCTCGAGTACTGGTTCAAGCTGGTCGATGTGGTAGACGATATCGAAAAAACGAGCAAGGAGGATCAATCATGTGTTTTAGACCCGCAGCGGTAG
- a CDS encoding zinc-ribbon domain-containing protein, protein MCFRPAAVEIKKTCAECGAENESSATVCAQCGAELPAGAFGAPGAPGVGSAPGIPGAPGAPKAPGAPGSPGAPKAPGAPGK, encoded by the coding sequence ATGTGTTTTAGACCCGCAGCGGTAGAAATCAAGAAAACGTGCGCAGAGTGCGGAGCCGAGAACGAATCGTCGGCAACGGTTTGCGCGCAATGCGGTGCAGAGCTGCCTGCAGGTGCCTTCGGTGCGCCCGGTGCACCAGGCGTCGGGAGTGCGCCTGGGATACCGGGAGCACCGGGAGCACCGAAGGCACCAGGGGCTCCGGGATCTCCCGGTGCACCGAAAGCACCCGGGGCACCGGGAAAGTAA
- a CDS encoding response regulator transcription factor, with product MIAQSIQKSFERSFGTACFLAYFALLFFRHTEEMTGQYLPYAAAVGILFVIVFAACAHVSDTLDKIGPARLSVVACALCAGGAVLLEGAIASPLVLIGGLLSLLGCVVFFLILGKNLAFYDHQERICQLAAAFIVGAAIIAIASTLTDTAMFIIALVLPVLTALHLCTLKPNKSSFSFASLASSRKNHRFSVTTLFTTAMTGFVWGIAFCLIAKPMHPTVAAPLYFALPFALGGLICMVDLFKFKKISEHSLLRCFATAAFVAIAPLPFVPEWVQQLCGAYLFLVFSFDTIVCFSAMGEVARFNQISPYWVFGISLAYYFSGAFIGYLGFEWAISQEQTVPLLAACFFTLLLIVWCSNFVFQDSYPSGESLADLAEASTSLLKNESRPALWQRKIDRIVEEYELTARQQEVFRMLVRGRNAQYVAEKFYISNSTAKAHIHNIYRKLDIHSQQELINLVENAEAPAPEAPPAGQKADMSSAR from the coding sequence ATGATCGCACAGAGCATTCAGAAAAGCTTCGAGCGCTCCTTCGGAACCGCATGCTTTCTCGCGTACTTTGCACTTCTGTTTTTCAGGCATACCGAAGAGATGACCGGACAGTATCTGCCGTATGCAGCAGCAGTTGGAATATTGTTCGTGATCGTGTTTGCAGCGTGCGCTCATGTTTCCGACACCTTGGACAAAATCGGACCTGCGCGCCTCTCGGTTGTAGCCTGCGCTCTGTGCGCTGGCGGAGCGGTTCTGCTCGAAGGGGCGATCGCTTCGCCGCTGGTCTTGATCGGCGGATTGCTTTCGCTCCTCGGATGCGTCGTGTTCTTCTTGATCTTGGGAAAGAACCTGGCATTCTACGACCATCAGGAACGCATATGCCAGCTCGCTGCTGCATTCATCGTCGGCGCGGCTATCATCGCAATTGCATCCACACTCACCGATACGGCCATGTTCATCATTGCGCTCGTATTGCCCGTGCTGACGGCGCTTCATCTCTGTACGCTTAAGCCGAATAAAAGCAGCTTTTCGTTTGCAAGCCTCGCATCGTCGCGCAAGAACCACCGCTTCTCGGTTACCACGTTGTTCACCACCGCAATGACGGGATTCGTGTGGGGCATCGCCTTCTGCCTCATCGCCAAACCAATGCACCCTACGGTGGCCGCACCCCTGTACTTCGCCCTACCGTTCGCGCTCGGGGGATTGATCTGCATGGTCGACCTGTTCAAGTTCAAGAAGATATCGGAACATTCGCTGCTTCGCTGCTTTGCGACCGCAGCGTTTGTGGCAATCGCCCCTTTGCCCTTCGTTCCCGAATGGGTTCAGCAACTGTGCGGAGCCTACCTGTTCCTCGTGTTCTCGTTTGATACTATCGTGTGCTTTTCTGCTATGGGCGAGGTGGCGCGCTTCAATCAGATTTCGCCGTATTGGGTGTTCGGCATCAGCCTTGCATACTATTTTTCAGGGGCGTTCATCGGGTATCTCGGATTCGAATGGGCGATTTCCCAAGAGCAAACGGTGCCGTTGCTTGCGGCGTGCTTCTTCACGCTCTTGCTCATCGTGTGGTGCAGCAACTTCGTGTTCCAGGATAGCTATCCGTCGGGCGAATCGTTGGCCGATCTGGCCGAAGCGAGCACGAGTTTGCTGAAAAACGAAAGCAGGCCCGCTCTATGGCAGCGCAAGATCGACCGCATCGTCGAGGAATACGAGCTGACGGCGCGCCAGCAGGAGGTATTCCGCATGCTCGTGCGCGGGCGCAACGCCCAGTACGTTGCCGAGAAGTTCTATATCTCGAACAGCACGGCGAAAGCCCATATCCATAACATCTACCGCAAGCTCGACATTCACTCTCAACAGGAGCTCATCAATCTCGTTGAGAACGCCGAAGCCCCCGCCCCCGAAGCACCTCCGGCGGGCCAGAAAGCAGACATGTCGTCGGCACGGTAA
- a CDS encoding molybdopterin-dependent oxidoreductase, giving the protein MADYKEFLDGIDRAAYHEGELTWEEDGFTVTRTYQYSPPGCHDSCGVLFYAKDGKLDHVEGDPLSPFTNGKLCMRCLDLPEIVNHPDRVLYPMKRAGARGENTWDRITWDEAYDIIEKKVRSIREEFGSESIVCVHGTGRNVNWLVPLFGQAALQTPNISTLFFTGFACYMPRVCGAMAPLGDFPIADAAVGHERRYADPSFKAPEVIVVWGNEPLASNADGYIGHWLVQCVQMGSRIISIDPRLTWWGARAAYHLQLRPGTDAALACAWLNVIISEDLYDHEFVDCWTSGLDELWEGIKDMTPEWAAPITGLAAEDITASARLYASGNNSAIQWGLAFDQQMSAMALNLAVCDLMAICGNIDRPGGNILVRNSFEINAGYASGEDFTPQSAKDRKLTIARGTGITGGEFIAHACTDGILHCIEAGELPNGDPYPIKMIWFQSSNSLACAGMDAPRDYEALKTVDFIVNADPILTPLSVAVADLLLPVAMSCERNSARTWWTPVRTIYRAVEPAGEAKTDEQIVVDLMPRLNPEAAEAFGWTKDTDIADWYLAGGDGKKHGASSNVKGNISEKAKGGVGMTFQELSEKGGYAYDDWNHTYEKYAKGMLRDDGSPGFATPSGRIELAPYTYRVWGLTPTPFHTEPPEGPVTTPEKMKEYPLILSCGGRSFEFFHSEHRQMPTMREFHPWPLVMVNPADAEKYGVEDGQWAWIENGHGRFKQIVTVTPRVAPGVIHAEHGWWFPEEDAAEPSLFGTFDSNPNNCTRAFETGEGGIGTNIKSMICRIYPYNAGDELPGEKVTRKGGWRDYTVGVMRGSKVD; this is encoded by the coding sequence ATGGCGGATTATAAAGAATTCCTTGACGGCATCGACCGTGCAGCCTATCACGAAGGCGAGCTTACGTGGGAGGAAGACGGCTTCACCGTTACGCGCACCTACCAATATTCTCCCCCCGGTTGTCATGACAGTTGCGGTGTGCTGTTTTATGCGAAGGACGGCAAACTCGATCATGTCGAGGGCGACCCCTTAAGTCCCTTCACGAACGGCAAGCTCTGCATGCGCTGCCTCGATCTCCCCGAAATCGTGAACCATCCCGATCGCGTGCTCTATCCCATGAAGCGTGCGGGCGCGCGCGGTGAGAACACATGGGATCGTATCACGTGGGACGAAGCGTACGACATCATTGAGAAGAAGGTTAGAAGCATTCGCGAAGAATTCGGTTCGGAATCGATCGTATGCGTGCACGGCACTGGCCGCAACGTGAACTGGCTCGTGCCCTTGTTCGGGCAGGCGGCGCTCCAGACGCCGAACATCTCCACGTTGTTCTTCACGGGTTTTGCCTGCTACATGCCGCGCGTGTGCGGTGCGATGGCTCCTTTGGGTGATTTTCCCATTGCGGATGCTGCTGTCGGGCATGAGAGGCGCTATGCTGATCCGTCGTTCAAGGCACCCGAGGTTATCGTGGTCTGGGGCAACGAGCCGCTTGCCTCAAATGCCGACGGCTACATCGGACACTGGCTCGTGCAGTGTGTACAGATGGGGTCCAGAATCATCTCTATCGATCCGCGCTTGACATGGTGGGGTGCTCGCGCCGCCTACCATTTGCAGCTGCGGCCCGGTACTGATGCCGCGCTTGCATGCGCATGGCTCAACGTCATCATTTCGGAGGATCTCTACGACCATGAGTTCGTCGACTGTTGGACAAGCGGCCTCGACGAGCTATGGGAGGGCATCAAGGATATGACTCCCGAGTGGGCCGCCCCCATCACGGGGCTCGCCGCCGAAGACATCACGGCTTCGGCGCGCCTCTACGCATCGGGCAACAATTCCGCCATCCAGTGGGGTTTGGCGTTCGATCAGCAGATGAGCGCCATGGCCTTGAACCTGGCGGTTTGCGACCTCATGGCCATCTGCGGCAATATCGACCGTCCAGGGGGCAACATTCTCGTGCGCAACTCGTTCGAGATCAACGCTGGGTACGCATCGGGCGAGGATTTCACGCCGCAATCGGCGAAGGATCGCAAGCTCACGATAGCGCGCGGCACCGGCATCACGGGAGGCGAGTTCATCGCCCATGCCTGTACCGACGGCATTCTACACTGCATCGAAGCGGGCGAGCTGCCCAACGGCGATCCGTATCCCATCAAGATGATCTGGTTCCAGAGCTCGAACTCGCTTGCATGCGCCGGCATGGATGCGCCCCGCGATTACGAAGCACTCAAGACGGTCGATTTCATCGTGAACGCCGATCCGATCCTCACGCCGCTATCGGTGGCCGTGGCCGATCTTTTGCTGCCGGTTGCTATGAGCTGCGAGCGCAACTCGGCACGTACCTGGTGGACGCCGGTGCGCACCATATATCGGGCGGTCGAGCCTGCGGGCGAAGCCAAGACCGACGAACAGATCGTCGTCGATCTCATGCCGCGCTTGAACCCCGAGGCCGCCGAGGCGTTCGGATGGACGAAGGACACCGACATCGCAGATTGGTACCTCGCGGGCGGCGACGGTAAGAAGCACGGAGCGTCGTCCAACGTCAAGGGCAACATATCCGAGAAGGCCAAAGGCGGCGTTGGCATGACGTTTCAAGAGCTATCAGAGAAAGGCGGCTACGCCTACGACGATTGGAACCATACATACGAGAAATACGCCAAAGGTATGCTGCGCGACGATGGCAGCCCCGGTTTCGCAACGCCGTCGGGACGCATCGAGCTTGCGCCGTATACGTACCGTGTATGGGGTCTTACGCCTACGCCGTTTCATACCGAACCCCCCGAAGGCCCGGTGACGACGCCCGAAAAAATGAAAGAGTACCCTCTTATCCTCTCGTGCGGGGGCCGTTCCTTCGAGTTCTTCCACTCGGAGCATCGTCAGATGCCCACGATGCGCGAGTTCCATCCGTGGCCGCTTGTCATGGTGAATCCCGCCGATGCTGAGAAGTACGGTGTCGAAGATGGGCAGTGGGCATGGATCGAGAACGGTCACGGCCGCTTCAAGCAGATCGTCACCGTGACGCCACGCGTTGCGCCCGGCGTCATCCATGCCGAGCACGGCTGGTGGTTCCCCGAAGAGGACGCTGCGGAGCCAAGCCTGTTCGGAACCTTCGATTCCAATCCCAACAATTGCACGCGCGCATTCGAGACAGGGGAGGGCGGCATAGGTACGAACATCAAGTCGATGATCTGCCGCATCTACCCGTACAACGCAGGTGATGAGTTGCCTGGCGAAAAAGTTACGCGCAAAGGCGGCTGGAGAGACTATACCGTCGGTGTGATGCGCGGAAGCAAAGTCGATTAG
- a CDS encoding 4Fe-4S dicluster domain-containing protein translates to MNGILINYEYCTGCHSCEVACKKRLGLPEGEFGIKLTETGPFEYAGKAGEDRWEWSWLPVLTKACDLCADRTGKGKMPLCVQHCQAWCMYSGEVSELAAKIDGKTRWALLVPQER, encoded by the coding sequence ATGAACGGCATTCTGATCAACTACGAGTACTGCACGGGCTGCCACTCCTGCGAGGTGGCCTGCAAGAAGCGCCTGGGGCTTCCCGAGGGGGAGTTCGGCATAAAGCTCACCGAGACCGGCCCCTTCGAGTACGCGGGCAAGGCCGGCGAGGACAGGTGGGAGTGGTCGTGGCTGCCCGTGCTCACGAAGGCCTGCGACCTGTGCGCCGACCGCACCGGGAAGGGCAAGATGCCCCTGTGCGTGCAGCACTGCCAGGCGTGGTGCATGTACTCGGGCGAGGTCTCCGAGCTCGCGGCCAAGATCGACGGCAAGACGCGCTGGGCGCTGCTCGTGCCGCAGGAACGGTAA
- a CDS encoding MFS transporter, with protein sequence MKQKVYPWLIVVAWAFISAGSIELILIGGSNFFKAVSDGIGSPVSAIALMMTVCTITLTFAAPIAGRLFPKIDSRILLTAMAAIVIVGYAQLSFGQASWQWWLAGLLYGVGGSGIFIIGAPIFIANWFQKRTGFAVGMYGMLLAILSAILNPVIAAVITAVGWRTAYLVLAIVAAVMILPWTLFVVRFKPEQLGLRPYGYVEGETVASENQEVTGPGVPYKKALLSVAFVAAVIAAGAMCNMGGFKSNWSNIAQSEAWGYVALHGADWALMFGATMISFTTAAKFCMPIIGWIIDKIGAIKTNILTLALIMVGFFGLLFFHNVEAIVLASCFLIGFESANMKMVIPLVIRELFGAKDHSKIYSTAYGIANFLGAFATSLIAFVGETTGSFDSIMVLGAGLAAVSILAIVVAKVTAKKLVWEE encoded by the coding sequence ATGAAGCAAAAGGTATACCCGTGGCTCATCGTCGTTGCATGGGCGTTCATTTCTGCGGGATCGATCGAACTCATTCTCATCGGCGGATCGAACTTCTTCAAGGCCGTATCCGACGGTATCGGCTCTCCTGTCAGCGCCATCGCACTCATGATGACCGTGTGTACGATTACGTTGACGTTTGCCGCCCCGATTGCCGGTCGCTTGTTCCCCAAGATCGATTCGCGTATTTTGCTGACGGCCATGGCGGCTATCGTCATCGTGGGCTATGCGCAGCTGAGCTTCGGTCAAGCGTCATGGCAATGGTGGTTGGCGGGTCTTCTGTACGGTGTCGGCGGCAGTGGTATCTTCATTATCGGCGCCCCAATTTTCATCGCAAACTGGTTTCAGAAGCGTACGGGTTTTGCCGTCGGCATGTACGGCATGCTGCTCGCCATCCTATCGGCTATTCTCAATCCTGTTATTGCGGCCGTCATTACCGCAGTGGGTTGGCGCACGGCGTATTTGGTGCTGGCGATTGTTGCTGCGGTCATGATTCTGCCGTGGACGTTGTTTGTCGTGCGGTTCAAGCCCGAACAACTCGGGTTGAGGCCGTACGGGTATGTTGAGGGCGAAACTGTTGCATCTGAAAACCAGGAAGTGACGGGTCCGGGCGTTCCATATAAGAAGGCCCTTCTCTCCGTTGCGTTCGTTGCCGCGGTCATCGCTGCCGGTGCCATGTGCAATATGGGTGGTTTTAAGAGCAACTGGTCGAACATCGCGCAGTCCGAAGCGTGGGGCTACGTTGCGCTTCATGGAGCCGACTGGGCTTTGATGTTCGGCGCTACCATGATCTCGTTCACCACAGCTGCCAAGTTCTGCATGCCCATCATCGGCTGGATCATCGACAAGATAGGAGCTATCAAAACCAATATCCTCACCCTTGCGTTGATCATGGTCGGCTTCTTCGGCTTGCTGTTCTTCCACAACGTCGAGGCCATCGTTTTGGCTTCGTGCTTCTTGATCGGTTTCGAGAGCGCGAACATGAAGATGGTTATTCCTTTGGTAATACGTGAACTGTTCGGCGCGAAAGACCATTCGAAGATATACTCAACGGCTTACGGAATCGCCAACTTCCTCGGCGCGTTCGCCACATCTCTTATTGCGTTCGTCGGCGAGACGACCGGTTCGTTCGATTCCATCATGGTTCTCGGTGCAGGTCTGGCTGCCGTGTCGATTCTTGCGATCGTCGTGGCCAAGGTAACCGCGAAGAAGCTTGTGTGGGAAGAGTAG